ACCTGGCGCTCGCGCGGGCCCAGTACTGGATCGACAACCAGGGCTTCCCGGACCGGCTGCGCAAGCGTCCCGAGACCACCTACATCCAGACCTGGCACGGGTCGGCGTTCAAGCTGATGGGGCTGGACCAGCCGCGGCTGAAGTCGGGCCCCCTGGGAGACCAGGCGCGGCTGCGGCGGATGGTGGAGCGCTTCGACTGCTTCCTGGTGCGTTCCGGGCACGACACCGAGACGCTCTGCAGCGGCCTCGGCGTGCGCTCCGAGCTGCTCCCGGTGGGGTACCCCCGCAACGACCCACTGGTCAACGGGGTGGACGGCGATCCGGAGCTCGCCGCCGAAGTCGAGGCCCTGCGCGCCTCGCTCGGTCTGGACGACGGGCGCCGCGCCGTCCTGTACGCGCCCACGTACGTCACCGGGCCGAGGGGGCGTCCCGTCCGGCTCCAGGACCCGCCCGTGGATCCGGCGGTCTTCGCGCGGGAGTTGGGGGAGGAGTACGTCCTGCTCGTCCGGCCCCACTACCTGTGCCGGGCGAACGTGCCGCCGGGCGCCCGGGCCGTGATGCGGGACGTCGGCGCGGTGCCCGACGTGACGCCGCTCCTGCTGCTGGCGGACGCCCTCGTCACCGACCACTCCTCGATCATGTTCGACTTCGCCCTGCTCGACCGGCCGATCGTGCTGCACCTCCCGGACGGCAGGGACCTGGCCACCGGCTACTTCGACCTGGAGCGGCACGCCCCCGGGCCGATCACCCGCACCGAGGACGAGCTCGTCGCCGCGCTCGCCGGCCTGGACGCGGCCGAGGGCGAGCACGCCGGGCGGCGCCGCGCGTTCGCCGCGCGCTTCGGCGAGCACGAACGCGGCACCGCCGCGCGCAGGGTGGTGGACCGCTACTTTCCGGCCGCGCCGAGCAGGAGGGGGAAACGCCATGGCCACGCCGCGTGACGTCTTCATCGTGTGCAACAACGCCGACGACATGGGCGGCCTCCAGCGGTGGGCGCACCACATGGCGCGGCTGCTGGCCGGGCGCGGCGACCGCGTCACCCTCGTCGGGATCAGTCGCGGGCTGGAGCCGTACCACCACGGCCGCGACGGCTCCTACGCCGTCGAGGTGCTGCACGGGGAGTGGGGCCCGCCCGCGTTGGCGTGGCGCCCGCGCAGGGCTCTGCAGCGGCTCGACCCGGCGGCGCGGGCCCGCGACCTGTGGCGGACGGCCGCCCAGCGGCGCGGCGCCGCGCGCCTGTCGGAGCTGTTCGCCGCCGCGAGACCGGGGGCCGTCGTCATCGTGGCGCAGGTGTGGGCGATGGAGTGGGTGCGGCTCGCCGACACCTCCGGGCTGCGCGTCGTGGCCATGAGCCACGAGTCCTACCAGGCGACCCGCGCGTCCTCGCGGTACCGGCGGGTCAAGGAGCACTACGCCCGCGCGGACCGGATGCTGGTGCTCACCGCCGAGGACGCCGACGCCTGGGCCAGGGACGGCATGACCAACGCCGACCACATTCCGAACGCGCTGCACGTCACGCCCGGCGTGCGTCCCACGCTCGACCTGCCCGTCGTCGCCTGCGTAGGCCGCCTGGCCTACGAGAAGGGCGTGGACCTGCTGCTGGAGGCGTGGGAGCGCGTCGCCGGACGGCATCCGGGGTGGCGGCTGCACGTCTACGGCGGCGGTCCGGACGAGCAGGACCTGCGGGCGCGGGCGGACGCCGCCGGGCTGTCGGGCTCCGTCGAGTTCCGGGGCGTGGTGTCCGACGTCGAGGAGGCGCTCGTCGAGGCGTCGGTGTTCGCCCTGCCGTCGCGGGCCGAAGGCTTCCCGATGTCGGTGCTGGAGGCCATGGCGTACGGGCTGCCCACGGTGGCGTTCGACTGCGCGCCGGGCGTCCGGGCGCTCATCGAGGACGGCAGGGACGGTCTGCTGGCCCCACCGGGCGACGTCACCGCGTTCGCCGCCGCGCTCGGCCGGCTGATCGAGGAACCGGAGCTGCGCCGGTTGCTCGGGTCCGGGGCGCGTGCCTCGGTTTCGCGGTTCCGCCCGGACGCCGTCCTCGCCCGGTGGGACCGCCTGTTCGACCTGCTCCACCGGGGGGTGGCGGCCGCGCCGGCCCCCGCGCCGGTCCGGGCCGCGGCGCCCGCCGCGCCCCCCGTCGCGGGGCGGGTGGCCGCGCGGGAGGCCGAACCCGCCCTGGGGGGTGATTCTTTCTAACAACTGTTTGGTAGAGTCCGGGGTGTGAAGCAGAACGAGTCCCCCGCGGACCGGGCCTTCCGCGCCGAGGTCCGCGACTGGCTCCAGAGCAACCTGTCGGGCGAGTTCGCGCACGCCCGCGGGCTCGGCGGCCCCGGCCGCGAGCACGAGGCCTTCGAGGAGCGCCTGGCCTGGGAGCGGCACATGGCCGCCGCCGGCTGGACCTGCGTCGGCTGGCCCCGCGAGTACGGCGGACGCGGCGCCACCGTCGAGCAGCAGGTGATCTTCCACGAGGAGTACGCGCTCGCCGACGGGCCCGCCCGGGTCAACCACATCGGCGAGAACCTGCTCGGACCCACGATCATCGCCTTCGGCACCGACGAGCAGCGCGCCCGCTTCCTGCCGCCGATCGTGGCGGCGCGGGAGCTGTGGTGCCAGGGGTACTCCGAGCCGAACGCGGGCTCCGACCTCGCCAACGTGCAGACCCGCGCCGCCCTCGCCGGGGACCACTGGCTGGTCGACGGGCAGAAGGTCTGGACGTCGCTGGCCCTCGAAGCCGACTGGTGCTTCGTCGTGTGCCGCACCGAGCCGGGGTCGTCCCGCCACAAGGGCCTGTCGTACCTGCTCGTCCCGATGCGGCAGGACGGCGTGGACATCCGGCCGATCGTCCAGCTCACCGGCACCTCCGAGTTCAACGAGGTGTTCTTCGACGGCGCCCGCACCGACGCGCGCAACATCGTCGGCGCGCCCGGCGAGGGCTGGAAGATCGCGATGGCGACGCTCGGGTTCGAGCGCGGCGTCGCGACGCTCGGCCAGCAGGTGGGGTTCCGGCGCGAGTTCGAGGGCGTCGCCGACCTCGCCCGCCGCACCGGCGCCATCGACGACCCCCTGCTGCGCGACCGGCTGACCCGGTCCTACATGGGCCTGGAGATCATGCGGCTGAACGCCGTGCGCACCATGGCGGGCGTCGCGTCGGGCGCGCCCGGCCCCGAGTCGTCGATCTCCAAGCTCGTCTGGGGCACCTGGCACCGCGAACTCGGCGAGCTCGCCATGGACGTCCTCGGCGCCGCCGGCCTCGTCGCCGACGGGGCCCCGGGCGCCGGCCCCGACGGCGGGACCGCGCAGCCGCGGCCCTACGACCTGAACGACTGGCAGCGGCTGTTCCTGTTCTCCCGCTCCGACACGATCTACGCCGGGTCGAACGAGATCCAGCGCAACATCATCGCCGAGCGCGTGCTCGGACTGCCCCGTGAACCGGCCGCCGACAGGAAGGCACGCGGATGACCCCGCCCCCCTACGTCCCCGGGCACGGCCTGCTCGCCGGCCGCGCCGTCGTGATCACCGCGGCGGCCGGAGCCGGCATCGGCGGCGCCACCGCCCGCCGCTGCCTGGAGGAGGGCGCCCGCGTCCTGGTCTCCGACGCGCACGAGCGGCGGCTCGCCGCGACCGCGGCGGAGCTGGAGAAGGAGTTCGGCGCCGACCGGGTCG
The sequence above is a segment of the Actinomadura coerulea genome. Coding sequences within it:
- a CDS encoding acyl-CoA dehydrogenase family protein produces the protein MKQNESPADRAFRAEVRDWLQSNLSGEFAHARGLGGPGREHEAFEERLAWERHMAAAGWTCVGWPREYGGRGATVEQQVIFHEEYALADGPARVNHIGENLLGPTIIAFGTDEQRARFLPPIVAARELWCQGYSEPNAGSDLANVQTRAALAGDHWLVDGQKVWTSLALEADWCFVVCRTEPGSSRHKGLSYLLVPMRQDGVDIRPIVQLTGTSEFNEVFFDGARTDARNIVGAPGEGWKIAMATLGFERGVATLGQQVGFRREFEGVADLARRTGAIDDPLLRDRLTRSYMGLEIMRLNAVRTMAGVASGAPGPESSISKLVWGTWHRELGELAMDVLGAAGLVADGAPGAGPDGGTAQPRPYDLNDWQRLFLFSRSDTIYAGSNEIQRNIIAERVLGLPREPAADRKARG
- a CDS encoding glycosyltransferase, producing the protein MATPRDVFIVCNNADDMGGLQRWAHHMARLLAGRGDRVTLVGISRGLEPYHHGRDGSYAVEVLHGEWGPPALAWRPRRALQRLDPAARARDLWRTAAQRRGAARLSELFAAARPGAVVIVAQVWAMEWVRLADTSGLRVVAMSHESYQATRASSRYRRVKEHYARADRMLVLTAEDADAWARDGMTNADHIPNALHVTPGVRPTLDLPVVACVGRLAYEKGVDLLLEAWERVAGRHPGWRLHVYGGGPDEQDLRARADAAGLSGSVEFRGVVSDVEEALVEASVFALPSRAEGFPMSVLEAMAYGLPTVAFDCAPGVRALIEDGRDGLLAPPGDVTAFAAALGRLIEEPELRRLLGSGARASVSRFRPDAVLARWDRLFDLLHRGVAAAPAPAPVRAAAPAAPPVAGRVAAREAEPALGGDSF